The stretch of DNA CAAGCCACCTCAACGATATCCTTATCGTGACAATAGGACGCCACCCACGAATATCGATTGAAAAGCCTTTGGATTTGTTCGTGTGTGGCTTCTTGGCCGTTCGCTTCAGAAACTTCAGAATAATCCGTTTGCATACCTAACTTTCTATTCCGAAAAGGACATTTGGTTACACAGGCTTGAAGCTCATGTAAAGGTCCGTTAGCATCCGACCAGCTCTAGAAAGGATTTACTGATGGCGCAACTCACTCGTACGGTTCCCTTTTTTCCATATCCGCAGGTTTTCAAAGCCTACGAAACTGAACTGACCCGAGCCTTTAAAGAAGTGGCGGGTAAGGGCGCTTTCATCATGCAACAAGAGGTGAATGATTTCGAAGATAGTCTTAGGAAATTGACCGGAGCAAAATATGCTCTCGGGGTCTCAAACGCTACAGACGGCCTCATCATTGCTCTGCGTGCGCTTCCTCTTGGTTCAGGTGATGAGGTCGTATTTGCTTCGCACACTTTTGTAGCGACTGCTGCGGCCGTTCACTTTGCGGGCGGTGTTCCCGTCCCCGCGGACTGCGGTTCGGACCACCTAATCGATCCAGATTCAGTTGAGCGCGCCATTACTTCACGAACGCGAGTGATCATGCCCACCCAGCTGAACGGTCGTACCGCAGATATGGATCGCCTAAAAGCAATTGCCAGAGAGCATAATTTGGCCATAGTTGAAGATGCTGCACAAGGTCTCGGTTCGAAGTTCAAATCACAGTGCGCAGGGACGTTTGGTGTCGCAGGGGCGATTAGCTTCTATCCCGCCAAGAACCTGGGGGCCATGGGTGACGCCGGCGCGATCCTTACGAATGATGGAGCAATCTATGAACGAATGTGCCTTCTCCGTGACCATGGTCGACACCAAACAGGGGAAGTTAAGATGTGGGGGATGAACGCCCGCCTCGATAATCTGCAGGCTGCATTTCTGAATCTCAAAATCCAGCGATATGCCGAAATCGTAGAAAAACGCCGACATGTCGCTTCCTTGTACCAAGAACTTCTTGGCGGGGTTCGCGAGTTGGCTCTACCCCCAGCTCCGGGAAGTCACCCGGATCATTTCGATGTGTTTCAGAATTATGAAATTGAAGCGGAACGAAGGGATGAACTGAAAAAGCATCTTCATGACAATAGAGTTGGGACGCTCATCCAGTGGGGTGGAAAGGCCGTGCATCAATTCACTGCTCTTGGATTCAAGGTTTCGCTCCCCAATACAGAAAAAATGTTTACACGTTGTTTAATGCTCCCAATGAACGATTTTCTGTCAGACCAAGATGTACGTTACGTTTGTGAGCAAGTGCGCCATTTTTATCGCAGTTAGATGAAAATCTGGTTTACGGAAATCGGAGAACCTCTCCCCCTGGAAGGCGACGTTAGACTGTTGCGATATGGTTTGTTGACACCGCTTTTGGCTGAAATGGGGCACGACGTGACATGGTGGGCTTCGAATTTTTCGCATTCTACGAAAAGGTTCATCTGTGAAGGGGACCGTGTGGAAAATTGGAAAGGAGTTCGCCTGAGGATCCTCAAAGGCCTTAAATACAGACGGAGTGTTTCATTCCAGCGCTTTCGTTACCAGGCGCATTTCGCCCGGCGCTTTTATGCAGAGGCGTTGAAAGAATCTTCCCCTGATATCATTGTGAGCCCCATCCCGACGCTAGAGGCTGCAGAGATGGCGACACGATTTGCACTGGAAAGACATATTCCAATTGTTACCGATATCCGAGATGAGTGGCCGGAAGATTTGGCACGACTCGCACCTAGACCATTCCGCGGCTTGGCCCGCTTCGTACTACGAGACTACTATCGAAAGGCTCGGTTTGTATGCTCTTCTGTAAACGCCATATTCGGAATATCGGAACGACAACTCAACTACGGTATTTCTCTTTCAAATCGCCCACGCAATGAATTCGACCATGTGATTCCTATTGGGTATTCGGCGGAAACGTATTCTCCGGCTGTAATCGAAACAGAAATCAGGAAATGGCGCGAGTTAGGTGTGAGCGAGGGGTCATTCGTCTGCTGTTTCTTCGGAACCATCGGCCACTTTTTTGACCTTGAGACAGTGATTCAAGCTGCCAAGGTCCTCGAAAAGAAACATCCGATCCAGTTTGTTTTGTGCGGGGATGGAAGCCGCCTTGAACACTATCGCAGAATGGCAAGTAACGTCAGATCAGTGCTTTTTCCTGGATGGGTTAAAGGGCCACAAATTTCAGCGTTGATGTCGATTTCCCATTTAGGATTGGCCCCCTACGCCGCTGAAGCAGAAACGATGTCACTTCCCAATAAGCCCTTCGAGTATATGGCCGCGGGATTGCCGGTGGTGTCGTCCATAAGAGGCGAATTGGAGAGTCTGTTGGCAAAACATGGTTGTGGAGTTACCTATCAGGCTGACTCAGTTGAACAGCTTTGTGCTGTTCTTTCTTTGTTATTGCGATCTAGTCAGAAAAGAGGACAGATGGGTGTAAGCGCAAAGGCGACTTTCGAAGGAAATTTTTCTACTACATCGAATGCTGAGAAGTTCGCGAGAAACCTCATGAAAACGCTTGAGAAGGCAGATACAACACGGTAAGCAGCACGGCAAGTATGAGAACGCGAGGTTAGAGTGGAATTGCGACAGCTACGAGAGTCGCTCATGGCCGTTCAACAACGGTCTATTAATTTAGAATCGCTCGAGGAGCGCAAAAAGAAGGAGCTTGAGTTTCACAATCTCCACCGAGACCTGGCATTTGCTGCTGGGGCTCCGAAAGATACGTACGAGCTTTTACATGGCAATAAGAAATATTATTCGGTGGTCGAAAAGTCCCATCGTTATATCGACGAATGGTTTCAAAAACACATTCCGGGAAAGGTTTTTTTCGATTACGCCTGCGGCAATGGTGAAATGGCGATCAAAGCCGCGTCCATGGGCTCCGCCCTAGCCATCGGTCTTGATATCAGTGACGTTTCGGTCGGGAACGCGAGAAAGGCCGCGGAAAAATTGGGTGTCGCCGACAGATGCATCTTTGTCCAGGGTGACTGCGAAAACACCGGCCTGCCCAATGGATGTGCGGATGTGATCTTGTGTAGCGGAATGCTCCATCATCTTGATTTAAAGCATGCGTTTCCGGAGTTGGAAAGGGTCCTCGGGTCCGGAGGCCGCATTTTGTGTATTGAAGCTTTGGCTTATAACCCGATCATCAAGCTCTACAGGTTGTTAACGCCAAGTATGCGGACGGAGTGGGAAAAAAACCACATTTTGTCTATGAGGGATGTCCGGTTTGCTGGGCAGTTTTTCAATTTTGGAGAGGTACGATATTGGCATTTATTATCAATCATGGCCGTGCCATTCAGAAACTTTATGGGCTTTAAACCGATGCTCTCGCTCCTAGGCCAATTGGATGACGTTGTCTTACGAGTTCCTGGCCTACGACTACTTGCTTGGCAGTTCACGTTCGAATTACTTAAGAAACCTGAGTGAAACAACTGTTACCTAGCTAAAGTAAAAAGGCCTCTTGCTTTAAGTCTGCCGCGGCGTCGAGAGAGCATTAGTCTTACGTAACTGTGCCAGCGTCCAAAAGAATCGGATGCACAAATAGGTTCGATTCGCTGTGAGGCCCCAAAATAGAGCGGCTAAATTGAGGTAACGTACGAAGGCCAACACAAAAACAATGAAGAGCGCAAGCGACTCGAGGCGCCATCGGAGAAGTCTCAAGTTTTCACGCTTGGACATAAATGGAGCAGCTCCAACGGTGGAAAGGCATAGGGGGATAATGACTGTCGCAACAGCTTTGAAGACCCCCTCCTGTGAGGAGTAATCGCCCTTCACTAAGAGCGCCAAAGCTGAATGCCCAAAAAAATACATCGCTATGCTAACCGGAAGTAGAAATGCTACGGCATAAAGACAAATGCGTTCAATCATCTTGAAAAGCAGGTGTGCCTCGTTATCCCAATAGCGATGAACAATGGGAAGGAGCAAACGCATAACTAGGACGTAGGGGAAAAAATAAACCGCAAAGACAAGGAGCATGGCCAACGTAGCGGCCGAGATCTCATGCGCGCCGAAAAAGAAACCCGCCAACACCACTACGAGCTTGAGATCGAGGGAATCCAGAACCTCCGTAGCACCAAACCCCAATCCGGATTGCACGACTCCGAATAGGCCTCCGTATTGTAAGGCGGACCGGACCTCTGTCTGGGCCAGGCTGTTTACTCGGCTATAAATCGGACGCCAGGCCATTCTTATAGCCCAACCAGCCAAAAGAAGGCTCGCAATGGTCCATAGGGCGACGGCAGAAGTGTAGCCTAAAGCGGCAACGGCAGCGGTTATTGCAACAAGCAGGCGGGCTAGGTTTTGAAGGAGAGGCCATAGAGCAACCTGCGCGATCCATCCCCGAATTTGAAAAACGGGGTAAATCAGGACAATGGGGATCTGCGCCAAAAAGACGACTAATTCAAGAGGCATGCCTGTGAAAAGCGGCTTCTCCGTCAGTAAAATCCAAGCGTAGAGCCCGAAAAAACCGAAGAAAGCTAGAAACGAACTTAGTCCAAAGTAAGCCATCAAGCGTACAAGTCCTGTTTTTGTCTCCAACCGCCCACGGAAAAACTCAGAAAGGATTAAGTTGCTCGCGCCAAGACAGGCGACCCCGATCAAAATTGAACAGATCGAGTTTAGATAGGACCATTGCGCAAAACCTTGTACGCCTAAGCTGCGTTCAAATAATATTTGTGTGGGCAACGAGCAAGCGGCTGTTGCGGTCGCAGCAAACCCTAGGAATACTCCCTCTCGTGCTCCACTAAGGCTGCGTCGAGAATTCATCTGGTCTTTTATGTTCCTTGAGAGCAAGTATCATAGAGTGAAATCGTAACAATCTTTCCGTACCTCACGCAGACTGCCTCGGAATGGGGAGAAGATAGGGCTTGGTTCGAGTCAAACCGAAGCGCCAAGATGCACGCAACATTTCCCCGATGGTCCACGCAACAAGGGTAGCTGTGAACATTTTTGATAAATAGAGAATGAAATTTCCGTTTATAAGGTCTGTCATCGTATATGCGAGGTAAGCCTCAAAAGCGATCACAGCCAGTGCGGAATGGCACGTTCGGACAATCCTGACAGCGATTTTCAAACATGCCGCTACCACAACGCCGCCAAGGAAGCTTGCCAGATATCCTCCAATGACATAGGCGTACGCGAAAGCAAGGGCGTTCGCGCTCCCAGATTCTAGGCCTTCTCGATAGAAATATTCCCCAGCGATCAGACTCTCCACCGACGGCATACTCGGAAACAGCGGACCCAAAAGAGGCCTGATCACAGTGAACGGGCCGATGAGCCGAAGGTTATCCACTGCGTCAATGTATGCCGCTGCAACCTCCATCGGACCGACGAACAATCGGTAAACGACCCCTTCCCATATTAGTTCAAAAATAGAAAAAACTTGGCTAATGCCTAGAGCAGCGAGTTTCGCGCTCGTCACCGCAAAAATAACTAAGATTAGGCCTAACACGAACGGGAGGGCACGTACTGCGTATTTCAACAAGTGGCGCCCGCCTGACGGTAAAATAATTAGCGCGGCAATCAGATAATTTATGAGAGTAGCCTTCTGGGACGACCATAATGCCATGGACAATGAGAGCGCTAATCCGGTCAATATCCACTTTCGCCCAATCAAAACCTTCTGCGCGCGCCACAGTCCGAGCGCCATAATAAATACGATCGGGGCCAATACATCGCGCGCGTCACAGTAGATTCGTACGAAAACTTGGTCCTCATTCAGTTTGAGAAAATCCTCCCTGAGCTGGAGGGCGATCATAGGATCGTCAGAAGTGGCAACTCCTAGAATTGGCGGAATCGGACCCGCCAGAAATATATAAACCGTGGAAATAAAGAGGAGCGCGATCAGAATCTTCAGTCCTTTTGACATCGAGGCCCGTTTTGGGATTGACGAGAAGATTTGTCTAATAGGCACAATGGCGGAAGTTATGAGGAATCCCATCAGGAAGAGGGTGCAACTCGCCACTGCGGAATGAACAACGTTGGGTGGCACCGTCTCGAATTCCGCCGTCAATCCGGGAATTATCGCGACAACAAGGTAAAATGCGGTCAGGTAGATCGCGAGTTTACTTGAGCTCAACATTGCGGAAGATTACTTGTGTTGTATCTGAAGCGCGCCAATGATGGTCCCACCTTGCCCAATTACCCTGTTCATACCGGCGTCGCCACCTGACACATCTACTAATGTTTTAGCGACAATATCGACCACACGGCGTTCTGCAACTCCCATGGACTCTTGACCCTCGCATAAAGCGCCGCCAAATCGGCGGGAACTTCGGGGAAAATATTTTCTTTCGTCAACTCTTCCATCGCAAATGGATAAATCCCATTTTGTTCCACCGCCTTCTTAGCATAAAGGAGAAAGTCCTTAGGGAGTATTTCAGGATATATCCTTCCAACTGCCAAAGTCGCCATGACGTCGATTGTTCTGTAAGAAATATGAGCCATGTAACGGGCACCCGGGTAGTCCGGGGTATTTACGGAAACTCCTTCACTACTTGTCCATCCTGTCCAAGCTTTTCCCCACCAGTATCG from Bdellovibrionota bacterium encodes:
- a CDS encoding DegT/DnrJ/EryC1/StrS family aminotransferase, giving the protein MAQLTRTVPFFPYPQVFKAYETELTRAFKEVAGKGAFIMQQEVNDFEDSLRKLTGAKYALGVSNATDGLIIALRALPLGSGDEVVFASHTFVATAAAVHFAGGVPVPADCGSDHLIDPDSVERAITSRTRVIMPTQLNGRTADMDRLKAIAREHNLAIVEDAAQGLGSKFKSQCAGTFGVAGAISFYPAKNLGAMGDAGAILTNDGAIYERMCLLRDHGRHQTGEVKMWGMNARLDNLQAAFLNLKIQRYAEIVEKRRHVASLYQELLGGVRELALPPAPGSHPDHFDVFQNYEIEAERRDELKKHLHDNRVGTLIQWGGKAVHQFTALGFKVSLPNTEKMFTRCLMLPMNDFLSDQDVRYVCEQVRHFYRS
- a CDS encoding glycosyltransferase family 4 protein, yielding MGHDVTWWASNFSHSTKRFICEGDRVENWKGVRLRILKGLKYRRSVSFQRFRYQAHFARRFYAEALKESSPDIIVSPIPTLEAAEMATRFALERHIPIVTDIRDEWPEDLARLAPRPFRGLARFVLRDYYRKARFVCSSVNAIFGISERQLNYGISLSNRPRNEFDHVIPIGYSAETYSPAVIETEIRKWRELGVSEGSFVCCFFGTIGHFFDLETVIQAAKVLEKKHPIQFVLCGDGSRLEHYRRMASNVRSVLFPGWVKGPQISALMSISHLGLAPYAAEAETMSLPNKPFEYMAAGLPVVSSIRGELESLLAKHGCGVTYQADSVEQLCAVLSLLLRSSQKRGQMGVSAKATFEGNFSTTSNAEKFARNLMKTLEKADTTR
- a CDS encoding class I SAM-dependent methyltransferase, whose amino-acid sequence is MAVQQRSINLESLEERKKKELEFHNLHRDLAFAAGAPKDTYELLHGNKKYYSVVEKSHRYIDEWFQKHIPGKVFFDYACGNGEMAIKAASMGSALAIGLDISDVSVGNARKAAEKLGVADRCIFVQGDCENTGLPNGCADVILCSGMLHHLDLKHAFPELERVLGSGGRILCIEALAYNPIIKLYRLLTPSMRTEWEKNHILSMRDVRFAGQFFNFGEVRYWHLLSIMAVPFRNFMGFKPMLSLLGQLDDVVLRVPGLRLLAWQFTFELLKKPE